Proteins encoded in a region of the Onychostoma macrolepis isolate SWU-2019 chromosome 20, ASM1243209v1, whole genome shotgun sequence genome:
- the grm1a gene encoding metabotropic glutamate receptor 1 isoform X1, with translation MWNMARFKMPWVSCGHFPLFLCLFLPTLLSHALGNIYKRSAVPRAAARSVARMDGDVIIGALFSVHHQPSAERVADRKCGDVREQYGIQRVEAMFYTLDRINADQNLLPNITLGCEIRDSCWHSSVALEQSIEFIRDSLISIRDDKDGSKWCIDGTPSNQPPPSKKPIAGVIGPGSSSVAIQVQNLLQLFNIPQIAYSATSKDLSDKTLFKYFLRVVPSDTLQARAMLDIVKHYNWTYVSAVHTEGNYGESGMEAFKELAAEEGLCIAHSDKIYSNAVEKHFDRLLKKLRERLPKARVVVCFCEGMTVRGLLMAMRRRGVSGEFQLIGSDGWADRDEVVEGYEQEADGGITMKLQTEEVQSFNDYFLKLRLDTNTRNPWFAEFWQYRFQCRIPGHPQENHNYQKICTGNESLKDNYVQDSKMGFVINAIYSMAHGLHDMHKELCPDHVGLCEAMDPIDGSKLLDYILKTSFSGVSGEEVYFDVNGDSPGRYDIMNLQYVEELGRHDYINVGSWHEGLLSISDYKPMTNRTEMVRSVCSEPCSKGQIKVIRKGEVSCCWICTTCKDNEYVQDEFTCRACELGWWPDDELAECKPLPLKYLEWSSVESIIAVVFSCFGIMITLFVTFIFMQYRDTPVVKSSSRELCYIILAGIFLGYICPFTLIARPTVISCYLQRVLVGLSSAMCYSALVTKTNRIARILAGSKKKICTRKPRFMSAWAQVVIAFILISLQLAVVVTLMVLEPPKPVKSYPSISEVYLICNTSNVGVVAPLGYNGLLIMSCTYYAFKTRNVPANFNEAKYIAFTMYTTCIIWLAFVPIYFGSNYKIITTSFSVSLSVTVALGCMFTPKMYIIIAKPERNVRSAFTTSDVVRMHVGDGKAAPCQSNSILNMFRRKKNNNNATGSTNPNGKSVSWSESGARPQGRGSSVFHRLSVHVRRQAVGQSQTAVIRPLTNASQPPESEYDAGLNRAPNGSHPNNKDLYNLSEGHDGGPQHPTTHEGGIPPSYSPPNLIDHSTDCPQGGPVDTLSSTVPDFDQFVIGTGNKSSPVAYKSSANQLPLPLQGEVFPEEGSELEALDLIQGFLCENATQEEEEEEEDVEEELAQSKLTLLTPPSPFRDLLQAGGSIPGSPGSDNNPPFSQSMNYAPKQSSFTL, from the exons ATGTGGAACATGGCACGCTTTAAGATGCCCTGGGTCTCGTGCGGACACTTTCCACTTTTCCTGTGTCTGTTTCTACCGACACTCTTATCTCATGCGCTTGGGAACATATACAAGCGTTCGGCGGTCCCGCGCGCGGCGGCCCGGTCTGTCGCCCGCATGGATGGCGACGTGATCATCGGTGCGCTGTTCTCCGTGCACCACCAGCCGTCCGCCGAGCGTGTGGCCGACAGAAAATGCGGAGACGTGCGGGAGCAGTACGGCATCCAGCGAGTGGAAGCGATGTTCTATACGCTGGACCGCATTAACGCCGACCAGAACCTGCTGCCCAATATCACCCTGGGCTGCGAGATCCGGGATTCATGCTGGCACTCTTCCGTGGCGCTAGAGCAGAGCATCGAGTTCATCCGAGACTCCCTCATCTCTATTCGGGACGACAAAGACGGATCTAAGTGGTGCATCGACGGGACCCCTTCCAACCAGCCTCCTCCTAGCAAGAAGCCTATCGCTGGAGTAATAGGTCCGGGCTCCAGCTCGGTTGCCATCCAGGTGCAGAATCTCCTCCAGCTGTTTAACATCCCCCAGATCGCTTATTCGGCGACCAGCAAAGACCTGAGCGACAAAACTCTCTTCAAATACTTCCTCCGTGTCGTGCCCTCTGACACGCTGCAGGCGCGCGCCATGCTCGATATTGTCAAACACTATAACTGGACTTACGTGTCTGCGGTTCACACTGAGG GTAACTATGGAGAGAGTGGCATGGAGGCCTTTAAGGAGTTGGCTGCAGAGGAGGGTCTATGTATTGCCCATTCTGATAAGATATACAGTAATGCTGTAGAAAAGCACTTTGACCGTCTGCTTAAGAAACTGCGGGAGCGTCTGCCCAAAGCCCGCGTGGTCGTCTGCTTTTGTGAAGGAATGACTGTCCGTGGCCTGCTGATGGCCATGCGGCGCCGTGGGGTTTCTGGAGAGTTCCAGCTAATTGGAAG CGATGGCTGGGCAGATCGTGATGAGGTGGTAGAAGGATATGAGCAGGAAGCAGATGGTGGGATCACAATGAAGTTGCAAACGGAAGAGGTTCAGTCATTTAATGACTACTTTCTGAAGCTGCGTTTGGACACCAACACAAGGAACCCATGGTTTGCTGAATTCTGGCAGTACCGCTTCCAATGCCGCATTCCTGGTCATCCTCAGGAGAACCATAACTACCAGAAGATCTGCACAG GAAATGAGAGCTTGAAAGACAACTATGTCCAGGACAGCAAGATGGGCTTCGTGATCAATGCAATTTATTCGATGGCTCATGGTCTTCATGATATGCATAAAGAGCTTTGCCCAGACCATGTTGGCCTGTGCGAGGCAATGGATCCCATTGACGGCAGTAAGCTGCTGGACTATATACTGAAGACCTCCTTTAGTGGCGTGTCTGGGGAGGAAGTCTACTTTGATGTAAATGGAGACTCACCTGGGAG GTATGATATTATGAATCTTCAGTATGTGGAGGAGCTGGGCCGCCATGATTACATTAATGTGGGGTCGTGGCATGAAGGTCTCCTGAGCATTAGTGATTATAAACCCATGACGAACCGCACTGAAATGGTCCGATCCGTCTGCAGCGAACCGTGTTCTAAGGGACAGATCAAG GTGATCCGTAAAGGAGAAGTGAGTTGCTGCTGGATCTGCACTACATGTAAAGATAATGAATATGTTCAAGATGAGTTCACATGCAGAGCTTGTGAACTGGGCTGGTGGCCTGATGATGAACTGGCAG AATGCAAGCCTCTCCCACTCAAATACCTGGAGTGGAGCAGCGTGGAGTCTATCATTGCAGTGGTGTTCTCCTGCTTCGGTATCATGATAACTCTGTTCGTCACCTTCATCTTCATGCAGTACCGTGACACGCCGGTGGTGAAGTCCTCCAGCCGTGAGCTTTGCTACATCATCCTGGCGGGTATCTTCCTTGGCTACATCTGCCCCTTCACTCTCATTGCACGTCCCACTGTGATCTCCTGTTACCTGCAGCGCGTTCTAGTGGGCTTGTCGTCTGCCATGTGCTACTCCGCTCTGGTAACCAAAACCAACCGCATTGCACGCATCCTGGCTGGCAGCAAGAAGAAAATCTGCACACGCAAGCCCCGCTTCATGAGCGCTTGGGCACAGGTGGTAATCGCCTTCATCCTGATTAGTCTCCAGCTGGCCGTGGTGGTTACGCTGATGGTGCTGGAACCCCCCAAGCCGGTGAAGAGCTACCCCAGCATCAGCGAGGTGTACCTCATCTGTAACACAAGCAACGTGGGCGTAGTGGCTCCGTTGGGTTACAACGGCCTGCTCATCATGAGCTGCACCTACTACGCCTTCAAGACCCGCAACGTGCCTGCCAACTTCAACGAAGCCAAGTACATCGCATTCACCATGTACACCACCTGCATTATCTGGCTGGCTTTTGTGCCCATCTACTTCGGCTCCAACTACAAGATCATCACCACTTCCTTCTCTGTCAGTCTCAGTGTTACTGTAGCACTGGGCTGCATGTTCACACCCAAGATGTACATCATCATCGCCAAGCCCGAGCGCAATGTACGCAGCGCCTTTACAACCTCAGATGTGGTTCGTATGCACGTGGGCGACGGGAAGGCGGCTCCTTGCCAGAGCAACAGCATCCTCAACATGTTTCGGAGGaagaagaacaacaacaacgcGACCGGCAGCACCAA TCCTAATGGAAAGTCTGTGTCATGGTCTGAATCAGGTGCCAGACCCCAGGGGAGGGGGTCGAGTGTGTTCCACAGACTGTCTGTGCATGTGAGGAGGCAAGCGGTCGGCCAGAGTCAGACGGCGGTCATACGACCCCTAACTAATGCCTCACAACCCCCCGAGTCTGAATATGATGCTGGTCTCAACAGAGCCCCCAACGGCTCTCACCCCAACAACAAGGATCTCTACAACCTCAGCGAGGGCCACGATGGGGGTCCCCAACATCCTACAACCCACGAGGGAGGGATACCACCTTCCTATTCCCCTCCTAATTTAATAGACCACAGCACCGATTGTCCTCAAGGGGGACCGGTGGACACTCTGAGCTCTACGGTTCCTGATTTTGACCAATTTGTAATCGGCACGGGCAACAAGTCAAGCCCCGTCGCCTATAAATCATCCGCCAATCAGCTGCCTCTTCCCCTTCAAGGGGAGGTGTTCCCTGAGGAAGGTTCAGAATTGGAAGCTCTCGACCTCATTCAGGGGTTTCTGTGTGAGAATGCCACacaagaagaggaggaggaagaggaagatgtGGAGGAAGAGTTGGCACAGAGTAAGCTGACTCTGCTCACTCCACCTTCTCCCTTCAGGGACTTGCTTCAGGCAGGGGGGTCCATTCCCGGATCCCCCGGCTCTGATAACAACCCTCCCTTTTCCCAAAGTATGAACTACGCCCCAAAACAAAGctcttttacactgtaa
- the grm1a gene encoding metabotropic glutamate receptor 1 isoform X2 — translation MWNMARFKMPWVSCGHFPLFLCLFLPTLLSHALGNIYKRSAVPRAAARSVARMDGDVIIGALFSVHHQPSAERVADRKCGDVREQYGIQRVEAMFYTLDRINADQNLLPNITLGCEIRDSCWHSSVALEQSIEFIRDSLISIRDDKDGSKWCIDGTPSNQPPPSKKPIAGVIGPGSSSVAIQVQNLLQLFNIPQIAYSATSKDLSDKTLFKYFLRVVPSDTLQARAMLDIVKHYNWTYVSAVHTEGNYGESGMEAFKELAAEEGLCIAHSDKIYSNAVEKHFDRLLKKLRERLPKARVVVCFCEGMTVRGLLMAMRRRGVSGEFQLIGSDGWADRDEVVEGYEQEADGGITMKLQTEEVQSFNDYFLKLRLDTNTRNPWFAEFWQYRFQCRIPGHPQENHNYQKICTGNESLKDNYVQDSKMGFVINAIYSMAHGLHDMHKELCPDHVGLCEAMDPIDGSKLLDYILKTSFSGVSGEEVYFDVNGDSPGRYDIMNLQYVEELGRHDYINVGSWHEGLLSISDYKPMTNRTEMVRSVCSEPCSKGQIKVIRKGEVSCCWICTTCKDNEYVQDEFTCRACELGWWPDDELAECKPLPLKYLEWSSVESIIAVVFSCFGIMITLFVTFIFMQYRDTPVVKSSSRELCYIILAGIFLGYICPFTLIARPTVISCYLQRVLVGLSSAMCYSALVTKTNRIARILAGSKKKICTRKPRFMSAWAQVVIAFILISLQLAVVVTLMVLEPPKPVKSYPSISEVYLICNTSNVGVVAPLGYNGLLIMSCTYYAFKTRNVPANFNEAKYIAFTMYTTCIIWLAFVPIYFGSNYKIITTSFSVSLSVTVALGCMFTPKMYIIIAKPERNVRSAFTTSDVVRMHVGDGKAAPCQSNSILNMFRRKKNNNNATGSTKCQTPGEGVECVPQTVCACEEASGRPESDGGHTTPN, via the exons ATGTGGAACATGGCACGCTTTAAGATGCCCTGGGTCTCGTGCGGACACTTTCCACTTTTCCTGTGTCTGTTTCTACCGACACTCTTATCTCATGCGCTTGGGAACATATACAAGCGTTCGGCGGTCCCGCGCGCGGCGGCCCGGTCTGTCGCCCGCATGGATGGCGACGTGATCATCGGTGCGCTGTTCTCCGTGCACCACCAGCCGTCCGCCGAGCGTGTGGCCGACAGAAAATGCGGAGACGTGCGGGAGCAGTACGGCATCCAGCGAGTGGAAGCGATGTTCTATACGCTGGACCGCATTAACGCCGACCAGAACCTGCTGCCCAATATCACCCTGGGCTGCGAGATCCGGGATTCATGCTGGCACTCTTCCGTGGCGCTAGAGCAGAGCATCGAGTTCATCCGAGACTCCCTCATCTCTATTCGGGACGACAAAGACGGATCTAAGTGGTGCATCGACGGGACCCCTTCCAACCAGCCTCCTCCTAGCAAGAAGCCTATCGCTGGAGTAATAGGTCCGGGCTCCAGCTCGGTTGCCATCCAGGTGCAGAATCTCCTCCAGCTGTTTAACATCCCCCAGATCGCTTATTCGGCGACCAGCAAAGACCTGAGCGACAAAACTCTCTTCAAATACTTCCTCCGTGTCGTGCCCTCTGACACGCTGCAGGCGCGCGCCATGCTCGATATTGTCAAACACTATAACTGGACTTACGTGTCTGCGGTTCACACTGAGG GTAACTATGGAGAGAGTGGCATGGAGGCCTTTAAGGAGTTGGCTGCAGAGGAGGGTCTATGTATTGCCCATTCTGATAAGATATACAGTAATGCTGTAGAAAAGCACTTTGACCGTCTGCTTAAGAAACTGCGGGAGCGTCTGCCCAAAGCCCGCGTGGTCGTCTGCTTTTGTGAAGGAATGACTGTCCGTGGCCTGCTGATGGCCATGCGGCGCCGTGGGGTTTCTGGAGAGTTCCAGCTAATTGGAAG CGATGGCTGGGCAGATCGTGATGAGGTGGTAGAAGGATATGAGCAGGAAGCAGATGGTGGGATCACAATGAAGTTGCAAACGGAAGAGGTTCAGTCATTTAATGACTACTTTCTGAAGCTGCGTTTGGACACCAACACAAGGAACCCATGGTTTGCTGAATTCTGGCAGTACCGCTTCCAATGCCGCATTCCTGGTCATCCTCAGGAGAACCATAACTACCAGAAGATCTGCACAG GAAATGAGAGCTTGAAAGACAACTATGTCCAGGACAGCAAGATGGGCTTCGTGATCAATGCAATTTATTCGATGGCTCATGGTCTTCATGATATGCATAAAGAGCTTTGCCCAGACCATGTTGGCCTGTGCGAGGCAATGGATCCCATTGACGGCAGTAAGCTGCTGGACTATATACTGAAGACCTCCTTTAGTGGCGTGTCTGGGGAGGAAGTCTACTTTGATGTAAATGGAGACTCACCTGGGAG GTATGATATTATGAATCTTCAGTATGTGGAGGAGCTGGGCCGCCATGATTACATTAATGTGGGGTCGTGGCATGAAGGTCTCCTGAGCATTAGTGATTATAAACCCATGACGAACCGCACTGAAATGGTCCGATCCGTCTGCAGCGAACCGTGTTCTAAGGGACAGATCAAG GTGATCCGTAAAGGAGAAGTGAGTTGCTGCTGGATCTGCACTACATGTAAAGATAATGAATATGTTCAAGATGAGTTCACATGCAGAGCTTGTGAACTGGGCTGGTGGCCTGATGATGAACTGGCAG AATGCAAGCCTCTCCCACTCAAATACCTGGAGTGGAGCAGCGTGGAGTCTATCATTGCAGTGGTGTTCTCCTGCTTCGGTATCATGATAACTCTGTTCGTCACCTTCATCTTCATGCAGTACCGTGACACGCCGGTGGTGAAGTCCTCCAGCCGTGAGCTTTGCTACATCATCCTGGCGGGTATCTTCCTTGGCTACATCTGCCCCTTCACTCTCATTGCACGTCCCACTGTGATCTCCTGTTACCTGCAGCGCGTTCTAGTGGGCTTGTCGTCTGCCATGTGCTACTCCGCTCTGGTAACCAAAACCAACCGCATTGCACGCATCCTGGCTGGCAGCAAGAAGAAAATCTGCACACGCAAGCCCCGCTTCATGAGCGCTTGGGCACAGGTGGTAATCGCCTTCATCCTGATTAGTCTCCAGCTGGCCGTGGTGGTTACGCTGATGGTGCTGGAACCCCCCAAGCCGGTGAAGAGCTACCCCAGCATCAGCGAGGTGTACCTCATCTGTAACACAAGCAACGTGGGCGTAGTGGCTCCGTTGGGTTACAACGGCCTGCTCATCATGAGCTGCACCTACTACGCCTTCAAGACCCGCAACGTGCCTGCCAACTTCAACGAAGCCAAGTACATCGCATTCACCATGTACACCACCTGCATTATCTGGCTGGCTTTTGTGCCCATCTACTTCGGCTCCAACTACAAGATCATCACCACTTCCTTCTCTGTCAGTCTCAGTGTTACTGTAGCACTGGGCTGCATGTTCACACCCAAGATGTACATCATCATCGCCAAGCCCGAGCGCAATGTACGCAGCGCCTTTACAACCTCAGATGTGGTTCGTATGCACGTGGGCGACGGGAAGGCGGCTCCTTGCCAGAGCAACAGCATCCTCAACATGTTTCGGAGGaagaagaacaacaacaacgcGACCGGCAGCACCAA GTGCCAGACCCCAGGGGAGGGGGTCGAGTGTGTTCCACAGACTGTCTGTGCATGTGAGGAGGCAAGCGGTCGGCCAGAGTCAGACGGCGGTCATACGACCCCTAACTAA